The Saccharopolyspora gloriosae genome has a segment encoding these proteins:
- a CDS encoding LLM class flavin-dependent oxidoreductase: MQIGIGLPNQVRDVTATTIPRWAARAEEAEFSTLATTGRYAYPGVSDTVALASAAGATTTIGLLSAVLLAPTWPGALLAKEIAGIDGVSGGRLTLGVGVGSREDEFTVPGHELHGRGARLESDLATYREVWAGAPVGNGPNPAVPSGTRQVSVLFGGYSARALDRMVRWGEGYIGGSLPSAMTAPRFEAAKRAWQEAGRQGAPKLVVLAYFALGDTEAGRANIQDFYRLAPKDIATNAVLCTTRETIEQTITVYTGLGVDEIIFVPATDDPDEITRLADIVT, translated from the coding sequence GTGCAGATCGGCATCGGACTTCCGAATCAGGTGCGTGATGTCACCGCAACGACCATTCCGCGCTGGGCGGCCCGGGCTGAGGAAGCGGAGTTCTCCACCCTCGCCACGACCGGGCGCTACGCGTACCCGGGTGTGAGTGACACCGTCGCGCTCGCGTCCGCGGCGGGGGCGACCACCACGATCGGACTGCTCAGCGCGGTCCTGCTGGCCCCGACGTGGCCTGGTGCCTTGCTGGCCAAGGAGATCGCGGGCATCGACGGTGTCTCCGGCGGCCGTCTCACGCTCGGCGTCGGCGTCGGCTCGCGCGAGGACGAATTCACCGTGCCCGGGCACGAGCTGCACGGTCGCGGCGCGCGGTTGGAATCCGACCTGGCGACCTACCGCGAGGTCTGGGCCGGCGCCCCGGTCGGCAACGGGCCGAACCCAGCCGTGCCATCGGGAACCCGGCAAGTCTCCGTGCTGTTCGGCGGGTACTCCGCTCGCGCGCTGGACCGCATGGTGCGCTGGGGCGAGGGCTACATCGGCGGTTCGCTGCCGTCGGCCATGACGGCGCCGCGCTTCGAGGCGGCGAAGCGGGCCTGGCAGGAGGCAGGCCGCCAGGGCGCTCCGAAACTCGTCGTGCTCGCCTACTTCGCACTGGGCGACACCGAGGCCGGACGGGCGAACATCCAGGACTTCTACCGGCTGGCCCCCAAGGACATTGCCACCAACGCGGTGCTCTGCACCACCCGGGAGACGATCGAGCAGACCATCACGGTCTACACCGGCCTCGGTGTCGACGAGATCATTTTCGTTCCCGCCACAGACGACCCCGACGAGATCACCCGGCTCGCCGACATCGTCACCTGA
- a CDS encoding SRPBCC family protein: MPSAPRPLLISRDIIIAAPPSAVFSALADPHRHADFDGSGTVKNTVSGQAPDRLSLGDTFKTAMRLFGVHYRIVNTVVEFEADRRIAWCHPGKHRWRYELDEVDGGTRVTETCDFTTSPVRGLLVRTPWPRWNAEGIEKTLPRLKALVENGA; this comes from the coding sequence ATGCCATCCGCACCCCGCCCACTCCTGATCTCGCGCGACATCATCATCGCCGCACCACCCTCGGCGGTGTTCTCCGCGCTCGCCGATCCGCACCGCCACGCCGATTTCGACGGTTCGGGCACCGTGAAGAACACGGTCTCGGGCCAGGCCCCGGACCGGCTGAGCCTGGGCGACACGTTCAAGACAGCCATGAGGCTGTTCGGCGTGCACTACCGGATCGTCAACACGGTCGTCGAGTTCGAGGCCGATCGGCGCATCGCGTGGTGCCACCCCGGCAAGCACCGCTGGCGCTACGAACTCGACGAGGTCGACGGCGGCACGCGGGTGACCGAGACCTGCGACTTCACCACCTCGCCGGTCCGCGGACTACTCGTGCGCACACCGTGGCCCCGCTGGAACGCCGAGGGCATCGAGAAGACCCTGCCGCGGCTCAAGGCACTGGTCGAGAACGGCGCCTGA
- a CDS encoding MarR family winged helix-turn-helix transcriptional regulator, with product MSDKLARRQHVVKSGDQACAAYAALIDQVGRLADVVEAVGNGIARPTGQSLARWQVLAEVEHEAAPVGAIASRLGHTRQGVQRVADLLVEDGLACYRPNPAHQRAKLLEVTPTGRAALHRMQAAYTNLALRTTEGLDPERLDLARETLSELQRRLESELP from the coding sequence GTGTCCGACAAGCTAGCGAGACGACAACATGTTGTCAAGAGTGGTGATCAAGCATGCGCTGCCTACGCCGCACTGATCGACCAGGTCGGTAGGCTCGCCGACGTCGTCGAGGCGGTCGGCAACGGCATCGCCCGGCCCACCGGTCAGAGCTTGGCGCGTTGGCAGGTCCTGGCTGAGGTCGAGCACGAAGCCGCCCCTGTGGGGGCCATCGCCTCCCGGCTCGGCCACACGCGCCAGGGCGTGCAGCGCGTCGCGGACCTGCTCGTCGAGGACGGCCTCGCTTGCTATCGGCCCAACCCCGCGCACCAGCGGGCCAAGCTGCTCGAAGTCACCCCCACCGGCCGCGCCGCACTGCACAGGATGCAGGCGGCCTACACCAATCTGGCCCTGCGCACCACCGAAGGCCTCGACCCGGAGAGGCTCGACCTCGCACGCGAGACCCTCAGCGAACTGCAGCGCCGCCTCGAATCCGAACTGCCCTGA
- a CDS encoding mycobacterial-type methylenetetrahydrofolate reductase yields MDTIALELAPPDLDGGHEKAVEEGRKVAENSRAAGLADRIGHLMIPGIIAEDDDRPIEMKPKMDVIDFWNTVRPEIGDVKGLCTQVTAFMDKPQLTDRVRDLQKAGMEGIAFVGVPRTMADGEGGGLPPTDALSQFQDVVPNRGSILIPTREGEHGRFNFKCERGATYGMTQLLYSDAIIGFLKEFAEKTPHRPEILLSFGFVPGVEGRRKLIDWLIQDPGNPVVEAEQKFVAGITDLTFEERKQKLLDLYKRVIDGVVDLGFPLSLHLEAPYGYSKPAFDVFAAMIDYWAPTPKAA; encoded by the coding sequence ATGGACACGATCGCACTCGAACTGGCACCGCCCGATCTCGACGGTGGACACGAGAAGGCCGTGGAGGAAGGCCGCAAGGTGGCCGAGAACAGCCGCGCCGCCGGGCTCGCCGACCGCATCGGGCACCTGATGATTCCCGGCATCATCGCCGAGGACGACGACCGTCCGATCGAGATGAAGCCGAAGATGGACGTCATCGACTTCTGGAACACGGTGCGCCCGGAGATCGGCGACGTGAAGGGCCTGTGCACCCAGGTCACCGCGTTCATGGACAAACCGCAGCTCACCGACCGCGTCCGGGACCTGCAGAAGGCAGGCATGGAAGGCATCGCGTTCGTCGGCGTGCCGCGCACCATGGCCGACGGCGAAGGCGGCGGCTTACCGCCGACCGACGCGCTGAGCCAGTTCCAGGACGTCGTCCCGAACCGCGGCTCCATCCTCATCCCGACTCGGGAGGGTGAGCACGGCCGGTTCAACTTCAAATGCGAGCGCGGCGCTACGTACGGCATGACGCAACTGCTGTACTCGGACGCCATCATCGGATTCCTGAAGGAATTCGCGGAGAAGACGCCGCACCGCCCGGAGATCCTGCTGTCGTTCGGTTTCGTGCCGGGCGTCGAAGGGCGCCGCAAGCTCATCGACTGGCTCATCCAAGACCCCGGCAACCCGGTGGTGGAGGCGGAGCAGAAGTTCGTCGCAGGCATCACCGACCTCACCTTCGAGGAACGCAAGCAGAAGCTGCTCGACCTGTACAAGCGCGTCATCGACGGCGTGGTGGATCTCGGCTTCCCGCTGAGCCTGCACTTGGAGGCGCCGTACGGGTATTCCAAGCCCGCGTTCGACGTGTTCGCCGCGATGATCGATTACTGGGCTCCGACGCCCAAGGCGGCCTGA
- the ahcY gene encoding adenosylhomocysteinase has protein sequence MSAKLQKANGIEFAVADLSLAESGRHQIRLAEHEMPGLMATRKEYADSKPLKGARIAGSLHMTVQTAVLIETLVELGAEVRWVSCNIFSTQDEAAAAVVVGKNGTVDKPAGVPVFAWKGETLEDYWWCTNQLWEFDGGKVANMILDDGGDATLLVHKGVEFEAAGAVPQATDSDPDEFKVVLSTLRESLGKDKQRFTKLAKEIKGVTEETTTGVHKLVELVRSDELLFPAINVNDSVTKSKFDNKYGCRHSLVDGINRATDTLIGGKVAVIAGFGDVGKGSAESLRGQGARVIVTEIDPICALQAAMEGYEVKTLDEVVEIADIFITTTGNFDIITADHMAKMKHQAIVGNIGHFDNEIDMAGLEKTPGIKKVEIKPQVHEFTFTDGHSILVLSEGRLLNLGNATGHPSFVMSNSFTNQTLAQIELWTKPGEYGKDVYVLPKHLDEKVARLHLDALGVKLTTLTKAQAEYIGVDVNGPYKPEHYRY, from the coding sequence CCGCTCAAGGGCGCGCGGATCGCAGGTTCGCTGCACATGACCGTGCAGACCGCGGTGCTCATCGAGACGTTGGTCGAGCTGGGCGCCGAGGTTCGTTGGGTGTCCTGCAACATCTTCTCCACCCAGGACGAGGCCGCCGCGGCCGTCGTCGTGGGCAAGAACGGCACCGTGGACAAGCCCGCGGGCGTGCCGGTGTTCGCCTGGAAGGGCGAGACGCTGGAGGACTACTGGTGGTGCACCAACCAGCTCTGGGAGTTCGACGGCGGCAAGGTCGCCAACATGATCCTCGACGACGGTGGCGACGCGACCCTGCTGGTCCACAAGGGCGTCGAGTTCGAGGCCGCCGGCGCCGTGCCGCAGGCCACCGACAGCGACCCTGACGAGTTCAAGGTCGTGCTGTCCACGCTGCGCGAGAGCCTGGGCAAGGACAAGCAGCGCTTCACCAAGCTCGCCAAGGAGATCAAGGGCGTCACCGAGGAGACCACCACCGGTGTCCACAAGCTCGTCGAGCTGGTGCGCTCCGATGAGCTGCTGTTCCCGGCGATCAACGTCAACGACTCGGTGACGAAGTCGAAGTTCGACAACAAGTACGGCTGCCGCCACTCGCTGGTCGACGGCATCAACCGCGCCACCGACACCCTCATCGGCGGCAAGGTCGCCGTCATCGCCGGTTTCGGTGACGTCGGCAAGGGCTCCGCGGAGTCGCTGCGCGGCCAGGGCGCCCGCGTGATCGTCACCGAGATCGACCCGATCTGCGCGCTGCAGGCGGCGATGGAGGGCTACGAGGTCAAGACCCTCGACGAGGTCGTCGAGATCGCCGACATCTTCATCACCACGACCGGCAACTTCGACATCATCACCGCCGATCACATGGCGAAGATGAAGCACCAGGCCATCGTGGGCAACATCGGCCACTTCGACAACGAGATCGACATGGCCGGCCTGGAGAAGACCCCGGGCATCAAGAAGGTCGAGATCAAGCCGCAGGTGCACGAGTTCACCTTCACCGACGGGCACTCCATCCTGGTGCTGTCCGAGGGCCGGCTGCTCAACCTGGGCAACGCCACCGGGCACCCGAGCTTCGTGATGTCCAACTCGTTCACCAACCAGACGCTGGCCCAGATCGAGCTGTGGACCAAGCCCGGCGAGTACGGCAAGGACGTCTACGTGCTGCCCAAGCACCTCGACGAGAAGGTCGCCCGGCTGCACCTGGACGCCCTCGGCGTCAAGCTGACCACGCTGACCAAGGCGCAGGCCGAGTACATCGGTGTGGACGTCAACGGGCCGTACAAGCCCGAGCACTACCGCTACTGA